A window of bacterium contains these coding sequences:
- a CDS encoding aminoacetone oxidase family FAD-binding enzyme, which translates to MSSHKHPDVVVIGGGPSGMMAAGRAGKLGHSVLLLEKNLSLGRKLLLTGGGRCNITNHKPTPQLMIEKYKGSEKYLYSAFAQFGVEDAIELFNRLGVETKEEAEGRVFPTSDSSRSVLQALVRYMREGNVLVRTNAGVAEISINDETKLFHIKMKDESEIIAKACVVATGGVSHKETGSTGDGFRWLKQLGHNIIDNNMALVPVALKDDWAKKISGVTLEDIKLTTFQNNTKQKSQKGKLLFTHFGISGPTILNMSKGIGELLQYGDVVVMLDLFPGTDHAEVKKRLQELLVTESNKQLKNTLAQLVPLSFVSAILELGKISGDKVNNSVSHEERLKIVALTKAIPLNVSGLLGASKAIVSSGGVDPKEVDFKTMESRIVPNLFVTGDVLNIDRPSGGYSLQLCWTTGFVAGSNILKINM; encoded by the coding sequence ATGTCTTCTCATAAACATCCAGACGTCGTCGTAATTGGCGGGGGACCATCTGGTATGATGGCAGCCGGGCGGGCGGGAAAGCTCGGCCATTCAGTTTTGTTGTTGGAAAAAAATCTGTCTCTCGGCAGAAAATTATTACTTACCGGCGGTGGTCGCTGTAATATCACGAATCATAAACCAACCCCGCAATTAATGATCGAAAAATATAAAGGGAGTGAAAAATATTTGTATTCTGCTTTTGCACAGTTTGGCGTGGAGGACGCGATCGAATTATTTAACCGTCTTGGGGTGGAAACAAAAGAAGAGGCGGAAGGAAGGGTTTTTCCTACCTCCGATTCTTCGCGATCGGTTTTGCAAGCACTGGTTCGTTATATGCGAGAAGGAAACGTTTTGGTGCGCACTAACGCGGGTGTTGCGGAAATTAGTATCAATGATGAAACAAAACTTTTTCACATTAAAATGAAAGATGAAAGCGAAATTATCGCGAAAGCGTGCGTTGTCGCGACCGGGGGTGTCAGCCACAAGGAAACCGGGTCGACGGGGGATGGTTTTCGCTGGTTAAAACAACTTGGTCACAACATTATCGACAATAATATGGCGCTTGTTCCGGTGGCGTTAAAAGACGATTGGGCCAAAAAAATATCCGGCGTAACGCTGGAAGATATTAAACTGACCACTTTTCAAAACAATACAAAACAAAAGTCTCAAAAAGGAAAACTTTTATTTACGCATTTTGGCATTAGCGGACCGACAATTTTAAATATGAGCAAGGGAATTGGCGAGTTATTGCAATATGGCGATGTTGTGGTGATGTTGGATCTATTTCCGGGCACAGACCACGCGGAAGTGAAAAAAAGACTGCAAGAATTATTAGTTACAGAAAGCAACAAACAGCTAAAAAATACCTTAGCGCAATTGGTTCCACTTTCATTTGTTTCTGCCATCCTAGAACTCGGAAAGATTAGCGGTGATAAAGTAAATAACAGCGTAAGTCACGAAGAAAGATTAAAAATTGTGGCGCTCACCAAGGCGATTCCACTTAACGTAAGTGGGTTGCTTGGGGCAAGCAAAGCGATTGTTTCATCAGGTGGCGTTGATCCAAAAGAAGTAGATTTTAAAACTATGGAGTCAAGGATTGTCCCAAATTTGTTTGTCACCGGTGATGTGTTAAATATTGATCGGCCATCCGGCGGGTATAGTCTACAACTTTGCTGGACAACCGGCTTTGTGGCGGGAAGCAATATATTGAAAATCAATATGTGA